From the genome of Psychroserpens ponticola, one region includes:
- a CDS encoding PorP/SprF family type IX secretion system membrane protein, with product MIKKSSLVKGLILLVFCALTINTSFAQQDPQYTQYMYNTMSVNPAYAGQREVLSVTGLYRTQWVGIEGAPKTQTLGIHTPLRNDKIGLGLSIVNDALGPANETYIDANFSYSIQLNESLTKLSFGVKAGAHLLDTDWSKGRFQNQSDAAFQENISLFSPTIGAGLYLHNRKWYVGLSVPNFLITKHYDDYQESVAKERMHYYLIAGYVFDLSENTQFKPAALLKGVSGAPLIADVSANFLFNKKFTLGLAWRFDDSVSGLAGFQVTDGLYIGYAYDATTTNLNNYNSGSHEIMLRFEIQKLGRILSPRFF from the coding sequence ATGATAAAAAAATCATCATTAGTGAAAGGGTTAATATTGTTAGTGTTTTGTGCACTAACGATTAATACTAGTTTTGCGCAGCAAGACCCTCAGTATACACAGTATATGTATAACACGATGAGTGTTAATCCTGCATATGCTGGACAACGAGAAGTGTTAAGTGTAACTGGGTTATATCGAACACAATGGGTTGGTATAGAAGGAGCACCAAAAACACAAACTTTAGGCATTCATACACCACTTAGAAATGATAAGATTGGTTTAGGATTATCCATAGTTAATGATGCTTTAGGTCCTGCAAACGAAACTTATATTGATGCTAACTTTTCGTATTCAATTCAGCTTAACGAATCGTTGACTAAGTTATCTTTTGGAGTAAAAGCTGGAGCACATTTATTAGATACAGATTGGAGTAAAGGACGCTTTCAAAATCAAAGTGATGCCGCTTTTCAAGAAAATATAAGTTTGTTTTCGCCAACAATTGGAGCTGGTTTATATCTGCATAACAGAAAATGGTATGTAGGTTTATCTGTGCCTAACTTTTTAATTACAAAGCATTATGATGATTATCAAGAATCTGTTGCCAAAGAACGAATGCATTATTATTTAATAGCAGGCTATGTTTTTGATTTAAGTGAAAACACACAATTTAAACCAGCAGCTTTATTAAAAGGAGTTTCTGGAGCACCTTTAATAGCAGATGTGTCTGCCAATTTTTTATTCAATAAGAAATTCACATTAGGTCTTGCTTGGCGTTTTGATGATTCTGTTAGTGGTCTCGCTGGTTTCCAGGTTACTGATGGTTTATATATTGGTTACGCTTATGATGCAACCACGACAAATTTGAATAACTATAATAGTGGTTCACATGAAATCATGTTGCGTTTTGAAATACAAAAATTAGGTAGAATATTATCACCTAGATTCTTCTAA
- a CDS encoding T9SS type B sorting domain-containing protein, protein MYISTRFSFVNKLIFFSSLLILFSFQNSFSQSITANNDDFSSTPFNPVTGGTTISVFLDNGFTQDLADGVDATDANIDANISISVDGGLTGVTINSDGTINIPSDSTPGNYTVQYTICLDINNAICDDANVLIVIGNCLDFPTNDCDGDGVVNSSDICEGFDDFADVDDDGAPDGCDDDDDNDGLLDSVECNATNALTNGDFDSNLVTGWTESGDSDWFRSGVGGGIARFTADNSDSTFEQTVTVYQNVITAFTFQDAADATSAIDATLEISIDGNVVYSKTATEIQADNGGVNVFATQSLFFVSTTGTANISIRAFSSGIGVSDDFRLDNVFVELCQDTDGGGTPDFLDYDSDNDGCPDALEGDGGFTLTDLDAENSLGDSVDANGIPQVGASSGQQNDISALNPTITSGECDDDGDGVSNTNDQCPGFDDTQNNDGDLYVDGCDDDDDNDGILDVVEQGITTNSQPICGGQTTLDFSNPPTEEVGDGLLGTVIQNEVFRFSNVAPGIDAIVTINEVYNCFVLVIDENSSDPTFFKPETIVGNVPAGQQPFVEYQFDFVQSGSTIPFIIPELFINFNDLDGNADLIEQNWVEYPTSYTLDNPSEITITDESPWLVGTSSNLNFSGTSNANPASNFSTRYLNTSSQTIRLGVSIITPNNPVTRRHSVEFNCVNNFSDPITYLFDIDKDGIPNHLDTDSDNDGCYDVVESGGVDDNNDGVLDGTGLDGNGLVVGGVGGYDGANGTEIISDVVTSIVITPSPDPATVCELEDLVFTATTTGIRVTDFGLIGSTSDDTTIAIPAVDFSYQWYLGATALTDGAQYSGSQTAILTINNIPANFDTNTYRLEVTTVNNKCPQEESISITVNTVTSATVSATDASVCSGEDGEFVITGDAGDTVTYSIDGGASVTATIPADGTLEISVTGITSDTDIDVSNVANTDCDTDLTGVSATITVGTAPTLATVSATDASVCSGEDGEFVITGDAGDTVTYSIDGGASVTATIPADGTLEISVIGITSDTDIDVSNVANTDCDTDLTGVSATITVGTAPTSATVSATDASVCSGEDGEFVIAGDAGDTVTYSIDGGASVTATIPADGTLEIAVIGITSDTDIDVSNVANTDCDTDLTGVSATITVGTAPTSATVSATDASVCSGEDGEFVITGDAGDTVTYSIDGGASVTATIPVDGTLEIAVIGITSDTDIDVSNVANTDCDTDLTGVSATITVGTAPTLATVSATDASVCSGEDGEFVITGDAGDTVTYSIDGGASVTATIPADGTLEISVTGITSDTDIDVSNVANTDCDTDLTGVSATITVGTAPTSATVSATDASVCSGEDGEFVITGDAGDTVTYSIDGGASVTATIPVDGTLEIAVIGITSDTDIDVSNVANTDCDTDLTGVSATITVGTAPTSATVSATDASVCSGEDGEFVITGDAGDTVTYSIDGGASVTATIPADGTLEISVTGITSDTDIDVSNVANTDCDTDLTGVSATITVGTAPTLATVSATDASVCSGEDGEFVITGDAGDTVTYSIDGGASVTATIPADGTLEIAVIGITSDTDIDVSNVANTDCDTDLTGVSATITVGTAPTSATVSATDASVCSGEDGEFVITGDAGDTVTYSIDGGASVTATIPADGTLEISVTGITSDTDIDVSNVANTDCDTDLTGVSATITVGTAPTLATVSATDASVCSGEDGEFVITGDAGDTVTYSIDGGASVTATIPADGTLEISVIGITSDTDIDVSNVANTDCDTDLTGVSATITVGTAPTSATVSATDASVCSGEDGEFVIAGDAGDTVTYSIDGGASVTATIPADGTLEIAVIGITSDTDIDVSNVANTDCDTDLTGVSATITVGTAPTSATVSATDASVCSGEDGEFVITGDAGDTVTYSIDGGASVTATIPADGTLEISVTGITSDTDIDVSNVANTDCDTDLTGVSATITVGTAPTLATVSATDASVCSGEDGEFVITGDAGDTVTYSIDGGASVTATIPADGTLEIAVIGITSDTDIDVSNVANTDCDTDLTGVSATITVGTAPTSATVSATDASVCSGEDGEFVITGDAGDTVTYSIDGGASVTATIPADGTLEISVTGITSDTDIDVSNVANTDCDTDLTGVSATITVGTAPTLATVTATDASVCSGEDGEFVITGDAGDTVTYSIDGGASVTATIPADGTLEISVIGITSDTDIDVSNVANTDCDTDLTGVSATITVGTAPTLATVSATDASVCSGEDGEFVIAGDAGDTVTYSIDGGASVTATIPADGTLEISVIGITSDTDIDVSNVANTDCDTDLTGVSATITVGTAPTSATVSATDASVCSGEDGEFVITGDAGDTVTYSIDGGASVTATIPADGTLEISVIGITSDTDIDVSNVANTDCDTDLTGVSATITVNTVTSATVSATDGSVCSGEDGEFVITGDAGDTVTYSIDGGASVTATIPADGTLEISVIGITSDTDIDVSNVANTDCDTDLTGVSATITVDALPDAGMDGNIEICVNDDLTETEILAELGGTPDSGGVWTDDMNNIVVFPITVAGLYTYTVTGNGACASVSETATVTVTECPLPLLDVAKIAEINDNGDNIIGVGDEIIYTITVTNTGNLILNNVMIVSDDLTDLLGNPLILDSQPTFQGPISSMGSIEGVLLVGEFAIYTASYTITQSDVDAGGVSNSAVAEGASPDGTIVDDISDDPNDTEDVDLDSDGNPDDPTDTITDSDFDLTVFKEVDTLEPLIGDNVTFTITVANEGLVTATGVVVEDVLPSGYTFVSAIATAPTTYSDMSGAWTVGQLNPGQLHILEITVEVLGFGDYLNTALISDFVGGTDMNIGNNESSASVDPICLTIYNEFSPNGDGVNDTFMIDCIETFPNNTLEIYNRWGNIVYSKKGYRNDWNGTSNGRIVINESNQLPDGTYYYVIDLGDGSEPRVGWLYINR, encoded by the coding sequence ATGTATATTTCTACTCGATTCTCGTTTGTTAATAAGCTAATCTTTTTTAGTAGCTTATTAATATTATTTTCATTTCAAAATTCTTTTTCACAAAGCATCACAGCAAATAATGATGATTTTAGTAGTACACCGTTTAATCCAGTAACTGGAGGAACAACCATAAGTGTGTTCTTAGATAATGGATTTACGCAAGATCTTGCTGATGGTGTAGATGCTACAGACGCTAATATAGACGCTAATATTTCTATTAGTGTTGATGGTGGATTAACAGGGGTTACAATTAATTCTGATGGAACAATTAATATTCCTTCAGACAGCACCCCAGGAAATTATACTGTTCAGTATACAATCTGTTTAGATATTAATAATGCTATTTGTGATGATGCAAATGTCTTGATTGTTATAGGGAATTGTTTGGATTTTCCAACTAATGATTGTGATGGTGATGGAGTTGTAAATTCTTCAGATATATGCGAAGGCTTTGATGATTTTGCTGATGTAGATGATGATGGTGCGCCTGATGGATGTGATGATGATGACGATAATGATGGACTTTTAGATTCGGTAGAATGTAATGCTACAAATGCATTAACAAATGGTGATTTTGATTCAAACCTTGTTACAGGTTGGACAGAATCAGGAGATTCAGACTGGTTTAGATCAGGTGTTGGAGGAGGAATTGCAAGATTTACTGCTGATAATTCTGATTCTACATTTGAACAAACTGTAACTGTATATCAAAATGTAATCACTGCTTTTACATTTCAAGATGCAGCAGATGCAACTAGTGCAATTGATGCGACTTTAGAAATTTCAATTGACGGAAATGTCGTTTATAGCAAGACTGCTACTGAAATCCAAGCTGATAATGGTGGTGTAAATGTGTTTGCAACGCAGTCGTTATTCTTTGTTTCGACTACTGGAACCGCAAATATTAGTATTAGAGCGTTTTCTTCAGGTATAGGAGTCTCTGACGATTTTAGATTAGATAATGTGTTTGTGGAGCTCTGCCAAGATACAGATGGTGGAGGTACTCCAGATTTTCTAGATTATGATAGTGATAATGATGGTTGTCCAGATGCACTTGAAGGTGATGGAGGATTCACTTTAACAGATTTAGATGCTGAAAATAGCTTAGGAGATAGTGTTGATGCTAATGGTATACCGCAAGTTGGAGCTTCTAGTGGCCAACAAAATGACATTAGTGCGCTTAATCCTACTATTACTTCTGGAGAATGTGATGATGATGGAGATGGTGTGAGTAATACAAATGATCAATGCCCTGGCTTTGATGATACTCAAAATAATGATGGTGATTTATATGTTGATGGCTGTGATGATGATGATGATAATGATGGAATACTCGATGTTGTTGAACAAGGAATTACGACTAATAGCCAGCCCATTTGCGGAGGACAAACTACATTAGATTTTAGTAATCCTCCAACAGAAGAAGTTGGAGATGGTTTGCTCGGAACAGTAATTCAAAATGAGGTGTTTAGATTTTCAAATGTTGCTCCAGGAATTGATGCTATAGTTACCATAAATGAAGTTTATAATTGTTTTGTACTTGTGATTGATGAAAATTCTTCAGATCCAACATTCTTTAAACCTGAAACAATTGTTGGTAATGTGCCTGCAGGTCAACAACCTTTTGTTGAATATCAATTTGATTTTGTGCAATCAGGATCAACGATACCATTTATTATACCTGAATTGTTTATTAATTTTAATGATCTTGACGGAAATGCAGATTTAATCGAACAAAATTGGGTAGAGTATCCAACAAGTTATACATTAGATAATCCTAGTGAAATTACAATCACTGATGAAAGCCCTTGGCTAGTTGGTACTTCTAGTAATCTTAATTTTTCAGGTACATCAAATGCTAATCCTGCATCAAACTTTTCAACGAGATACTTGAATACTTCTAGTCAAACAATTAGACTAGGTGTAAGCATAATTACTCCTAATAATCCTGTAACTAGAAGACATAGTGTCGAATTTAATTGTGTTAATAATTTTAGTGATCCTATTACATATTTATTTGATATTGATAAAGATGGAATTCCTAATCACTTAGATACAGATAGTGATAATGATGGTTGTTATGACGTTGTTGAATCTGGTGGTGTAGATGATAATAATGATGGAGTGCTTGACGGAACAGGACTTGATGGTAATGGATTAGTAGTAGGAGGTGTTGGTGGCTACGATGGTGCTAATGGAACCGAAATTATTAGCGATGTCGTAACTAGTATTGTAATTACTCCTAGTCCAGATCCAGCAACTGTTTGTGAATTAGAGGATCTTGTATTTACAGCTACAACAACTGGAATTCGTGTAACTGATTTTGGTTTAATAGGAAGTACAAGCGATGATACGACTATTGCTATTCCTGCTGTAGATTTTAGTTATCAATGGTATTTAGGTGCAACAGCGCTAACTGATGGAGCTCAGTATTCTGGTTCCCAAACTGCAATATTAACAATTAATAATATTCCTGCTAATTTTGATACCAATACTTATCGATTAGAAGTAACAACAGTAAACAACAAGTGTCCACAAGAGGAAAGTATTTCTATAACTGTAAATACAGTAACATCAGCAACCGTTTCAGCTACAGATGCAAGTGTCTGTTCAGGAGAAGATGGAGAGTTTGTGATTACAGGCGATGCAGGTGATACAGTAACCTATAGTATTGATGGAGGAGCATCAGTAACAGCAACGATTCCAGCAGATGGCACCTTAGAGATTTCAGTTACAGGAATCACATCCGATACAGACATAGATGTTAGTAATGTCGCCAACACAGATTGTGATACCGATTTAACAGGTGTTAGTGCAACAATCACAGTTGGTACAGCACCAACATTAGCAACAGTCTCAGCTACAGATGCAAGTGTATGTTCAGGAGAAGATGGAGAGTTTGTGATTACAGGCGATGCAGGTGATACAGTAACCTATAGTATTGATGGAGGAGCATCAGTAACAGCAACGATTCCAGCAGATGGCACCTTAGAGATTTCAGTTATAGGAATCACATCAGATACAGACATAGATGTTAGTAATGTCGCCAACACAGATTGTGATACCGATTTAACAGGTGTTAGCGCAACGATCACAGTTGGTACAGCACCAACATCAGCAACAGTCTCAGCTACAGATGCAAGTGTCTGTTCAGGAGAAGATGGAGAGTTTGTGATTGCTGGCGATGCAGGTGATACAGTAACCTATAGTATTGATGGAGGAGCATCAGTAACAGCAACGATTCCAGCAGATGGAACCTTAGAGATAGCAGTTATAGGAATCACATCAGATACAGACATAGATGTTAGTAATGTCGCCAACACAGATTGTGATACTGATTTAACAGGTGTAAGTGCAACGATCACAGTTGGTACAGCACCAACATCAGCAACAGTCTCAGCTACAGATGCAAGTGTCTGTTCAGGAGAAGATGGAGAGTTTGTGATTACAGGCGATGCAGGTGATACAGTAACCTATAGTATTGATGGAGGAGCATCAGTAACAGCAACGATTCCAGTAGATGGCACCTTAGAGATAGCAGTCATAGGAATCACATCAGATACAGACATAGATGTTAGTAATGTTGCCAACACAGATTGTGATACTGATTTAACAGGTGTAAGTGCAACGATCACAGTTGGTACAGCACCAACATTAGCAACAGTCTCAGCTACAGATGCAAGTGTATGTTCAGGAGAAGATGGAGAGTTTGTGATTACAGGCGATGCAGGTGATACAGTAACCTATAGTATTGATGGAGGAGCATCAGTAACAGCAACGATTCCAGCAGATGGCACCTTAGAGATTTCAGTTACAGGAATCACATCAGATACAGACATAGATGTTAGTAATGTCGCCAACACAGATTGTGATACTGATTTAACAGGTGTAAGTGCAACGATCACAGTTGGTACAGCACCAACATCAGCAACAGTCTCAGCTACAGATGCAAGTGTCTGTTCAGGAGAAGATGGAGAGTTTGTGATTACAGGCGATGCAGGTGATACAGTAACCTATAGTATTGATGGAGGAGCATCAGTAACAGCAACGATTCCAGTAGATGGCACCTTAGAGATAGCAGTCATAGGAATCACATCAGATACAGACATAGATGTTAGTAATGTTGCCAACACAGATTGTGATACTGATTTAACAGGTGTAAGTGCAACGATCACAGTTGGTACAGCACCAACATCAGCAACAGTCTCAGCTACAGATGCAAGTGTATGTTCAGGAGAAGATGGAGAGTTTGTGATTACAGGCGATGCAGGTGATACAGTAACCTATAGTATTGATGGAGGAGCATCAGTAACAGCAACGATTCCAGCAGATGGCACCTTAGAGATTTCAGTCACAGGAATCACATCAGATACAGACATAGATGTTAGTAATGTTGCCAACACAGATTGTGATACCGATTTAACAGGTGTTAGTGCAACGATCACAGTTGGTACAGCACCAACATTAGCAACAGTCTCAGCTACAGATGCAAGTGTATGTTCAGGAGAAGATGGAGAGTTTGTGATTACAGGCGATGCAGGTGATACAGTAACCTATAGTATTGATGGAGGAGCATCAGTAACAGCAACGATTCCAGCAGATGGAACCTTAGAGATAGCAGTTATAGGAATCACTTCAGATACAGACATAGATGTTAGTAATGTCGCCAACACAGATTGTGATACTGATTTAACAGGTGTAAGTGCAACGATCACAGTTGGTACAGCACCAACATCAGCAACCGTTTCAGCTACAGATGCAAGTGTCTGTTCAGGAGAAGATGGAGAGTTTGTGATTACAGGCGATGCAGGTGATACAGTAACCTATAGTATTGATGGAGGAGCATCAGTAACAGCAACGATTCCAGCAGATGGCACCTTAGAGATTTCAGTTACAGGAATCACATCCGATACAGACATAGATGTTAGTAATGTCGCCAACACAGATTGTGATACCGATTTAACAGGTGTTAGTGCAACAATCACAGTTGGTACAGCACCAACATTAGCAACAGTCTCAGCTACAGATGCAAGTGTATGTTCAGGAGAAGATGGAGAGTTTGTGATTACAGGCGATGCAGGTGATACAGTAACCTATAGTATTGATGGAGGAGCATCAGTAACAGCAACGATTCCAGCAGATGGCACCTTAGAGATTTCAGTTATAGGAATCACATCAGATACAGACATAGATGTTAGTAATGTCGCCAACACAGATTGTGATACCGATTTAACAGGTGTTAGCGCAACGATCACAGTTGGTACAGCACCAACATCAGCAACAGTCTCAGCTACAGATGCAAGTGTCTGTTCAGGAGAAGATGGAGAGTTTGTGATTGCTGGCGATGCAGGTGATACAGTAACCTATAGTATTGATGGAGGAGCATCAGTAACAGCAACGATTCCAGCAGATGGAACCTTAGAGATAGCAGTTATAGGAATCACATCAGATACAGACATAGATGTTAGTAATGTCGCCAACACAGATTGTGATACTGATTTAACAGGTGTAAGTGCAACGATCACAGTTGGTACAGCACCAACATCAGCAACAGTCTCAGCTACAGATGCAAGTGTCTGTTCAGGAGAAGATGGAGAGTTTGTGATTACAGGCGATGCAGGTGATACAGTAACCTATAGTATTGATGGAGGAGCATCAGTAACAGCAACGATTCCAGCAGATGGCACCTTAGAGATTTCAGTCACAGGAATCACATCAGATACAGACATAGATGTTAGTAATGTCGCCAACACAGATTGTGATACCGATTTAACAGGTGTTAGTGCAACAATCACAGTTGGTACAGCACCAACATTAGCAACAGTCTCAGCTACAGATGCAAGTGTCTGTTCAGGAGAAGATGGAGAGTTTGTGATTACAGGCGATGCAGGTGATACAGTAACCTATAGTATTGATGGAGGAGCATCAGTAACAGCAACGATTCCAGCAGATGGCACCTTAGAGATAGCAGTCATAGGAATCACATCAGATACAGACATAGATGTTAGTAATGTTGCCAACACAGATTGTGATACTGATTTAACAGGTGTAAGTGCAACGATCACAGTTGGTACAGCACCAACATCAGCAACAGTCTCAGCTACAGATGCAAGTGTATGTTCAGGAGAAGATGGAGAGTTTGTGATTACAGGCGATGCAGGTGATACAGTAACCTATAGTATTGATGGAGGAGCATCAGTAACAGCAACGATTCCAGCAGATGGCACCTTAGAGATTTCAGTTACAGGAATCACATCAGATACAGACATAGATGTTAGTAATGTCGCCAACACAGATTGTGATACCGATTTAACAGGTGTAAGTGCAACAATCACAGTTGGTACAGCACCAACATTAGCAACAGTCACAGCTACAGATGCAAGTGTCTGTTCAGGAGAAGATGGAGAGTTTGTGATTACAGGCGATGCAGGTGATACAGTAACCTATAGTATTGATGGAGGAGCATCAGTAACAGCAACGATTCCAGCAGATGGCACCTTAGAGATTTCAGTCATAGGAATCACATCAGATACAGACATAGATGTTAGTAATGTCGCCAACACAGATTGTGATACCGATTTAACAGGTGTTAGTGCAACAATCACAGTTGGTACAGCACCAACATTAGCAACAGTCTCAGCTACAGATGCAAGTGTCTGTTCAGGAGAAGATGGAGAGTTTGTGATTGCAGGCGATGCAGGTGATACAGTAACCTATAGTATTGATGGAGGAGCATCAGTAACAGCAACGATTCCAGCAGATGGCACCTTAGAGATTTCAGTCATAGGAATCACATCAGATACAGACATAGATGTTAGTAATGTCGCCAACACAGATTGTGATACCGATTTAACAGGTGTTAGTGCAACAATCACAGTTGGTACAGCACCAACATCAGCAACAGTCTCAGCTACAGACGCAAGTGTCTGTTCAGGAGAAGATGGAGAGTTTGTGATTACAGGCGATGCAGGTGATACAGTAACCTATAGTATTGATGGAGGAGCATCAGTAACAGCAACGATTCCAGCAGATGGCACCTTAGAGATTTCAGTCATAGGAATCACATCAGATACAGACATAGATGTTAGTAATGTCGCCAACACAGATTGTGATACCGATTTAACAGGTGTTAGTGCAACGATCACAGTAAATACAGTAACCTCAGCAACCGTTTCAGCTACAGATGGAAGTGTCTGTTCAGGAGAAGATGGAGAGTTTGTGATTACAGGCGATGCAGGTGATACAGTAACCTATAGTATTGATGGAGGAGCATCAGTAACAGCAACGATTCCAGCAGATGGCACCTTAGAGATTTCAGTCATAGGAATCACATCAGATACAGACATAGATGTTAGTAATGTCGCCAACACAGATTGTGATACTGATTTAACAGGTGTTAGTGCAACGATCACAGTTGATGCTTTGCCTGATGCTGGAATGGATGGTAACATTGAAATTTGTGTTAATGACGATTTAACTGAAACAGAAATTTTAGCTGAACTAGGAGGTACGCCAGATAGTGGTGGAGTTTGGACTGATGATATGAATAATATTGTGGTTTTTCCAATTACTGTAGCAGGATTATATACTTACACAGTTACTGGAAATGGTGCATGTGCTTCGGTGTCAGAGACAGCAACAGTAACAGTTACTGAATGTCCTTTACCATTACTAGATGTAGCTAAAATAGCTGAAATTAATGATAATGGAGATAATATTATTGGAGTAGGTGATGAAATTATCTATACAATTACAGTAACTAATACTGGAAATTTGATATTAAATAATGTGATGATTGTAAGTGATGATTTAACAGATTTGTTAGGTAATCCACTTATTCTTGATTCCCAGCCAACTTTTCAAGGCCCTATTTCAAGTATGGGAAGTATAGAAGGTGTTTTATTAGTTGGAGAGTTTGCAATATATACAGCAAGTTACACCATTACACAAAGTGATGTAGATGCTGGTGGAGTTTCAAATAGTGCTGTAGCTGAAGGAGCAAGTCCAGATGGTACGATTGTAGATGATATAAGTGATGATCCAAATGATACTGAAGATGTTGATCTAGATAGTGACGGAAATCCAGATGATCCAACAGACACAATTACAGATTCTGATTTTGATTTAACAGTATTTAAAGAAGTTGATACGCTAGAGCCATTAATAGGTGATAATGTAACATTCACGATTACAGTTGCTAATGAAGGCTTAGTTACAGCAACAGGAGTTGTCGTTGAAGATGTTTTGCCAAGTGGCTATACTTTTGTAAGCGCAATTGCAACAGCGCCAACAACTTATTCTGATATGAGTGGAGCGTGGACTGTAGGTCAATTAAATCCTGGTCAATTACATATTCTTGAAATTACAGTTGAAGTACTTGGTTTTGGAGATTATTTGAACACCGCCTTAATTTCAGATTTTGTTGGTGGAACTGATATGAATATAGGTAATAATGAATCTTCTGCTTCAGTTGATCCAATATGTTTAACAATTTACAATGAATTCTCTCCAAATGGAGATGGTGTAAATGATACATTTATGATTGATTGTATAGAAACCTTCCCTAATAACACATTAGAAATTTATAACCGTTGGGGAAATATCGTGTATTCTAAAAAAGGATATAGAAACGATTGGAATGGAACTTCCAATGGTAGAATTGTTATTAACGAATCTAATCAATTGCCTGATGGTACGTATTATTATGTTATCGACTTAGGTGATGGTTCTGAACCAAGAGTTGGATGGTTATACATTAATAGATAA